The DNA sequence cttgccgctaaagcgacaatcagctgaaatttattacttcaagttactctattttgatagctatttgcctacagaagtgagccaagtgtatatagtgtcgtcttgattttacatcggtacccggagttctgagtgaccaactgcaaagtgcgcatcggtgcactgccgactgcagtttgaataatccgtatatattacgcacactgtaccagaatagaatgttagcctcctctgccaaagttctgtatcctctgaaacacagtagcagtagtatttgaacggagaagaacaaataaaaccattcgcaggtcattcagccggcgaccatagGCGATTACCCgggcagtgtggcgtggcatggtaaggccccaggaatgttgcaggctcgatgatgtcatcagtatcggcgttctcgatcacgtgcacagtctacaaattgtcaacaaacccgcgcggcaatccaactcgatcgggcaatatttagcgtttgtatgtcactacaggagcacaatttggcttatttctttactgaacaacatttcacgatggacgcaagagaataatatgtaatttcgaacataaaaaaggttaaaagttacaaatactggggctttaacaaATAGAGTCTGACACTAGTATGAATGGCATGCCCTTTTACCAAGTTGAACAGCATAGGGTATGTCATGTACTggctcttgaaatgtcaaaattcaactaaTCTGCAAGAAATTggtccaggcatgtctgagtaatggctcttgacTTAACAAATCAGAATGCCAGATATGAACCAAAAATGCCCCTATGTTAACTACAGAGGAGACTTACAATAAATAGCTGTTGATACTGCTCAGTGCCTTCCTTGATCGTTAAATCTTTATATGATCAACATTTGCTACAAGTGTCATCAGCTTTAGTGCAGTCATGTAGGATGTAGGTCACTAATGACAAACTTTCATTCCCTGTTTAGAGACGCAACTTTACTACAGAAAACAATGGGGCTGGTCCATGCCATGGTGGTAAAAATGTAAAGCCAATCTAGACTACCATCCTAATTATgcaaggtcattaaataagtcaatttgTGATGTAACAGGATGACAAGATGCCATTGTATTCTGTCAAAACACTGAGATCAACATcagtaccaagtttcatcaaacttgctgcagtatttctaaaAGTATCACTCTAATTACGAAACCTTACTAATATATAAATTAACAACTAACTGACATGATACTGCGACTTGTCTTTGCATGTTATCACAACACTGGGAGTTCAACatgtgtaccacatttcatcaaatttggtgcagtatttctagacttATCACacttattatgaaagttcatcaaatatgcaaatagcgTTAATTGACATAGTTCTGCTAAATGTCACACTATTAAAGAACTgagagctcaacatctgtaccatctttcattaaatttgctgcagtatttctagataAAGCACACTAATTAGAAAAAGtcatcagatatgcaaattaggaattactTGACACGATACTGCCAAAATCTCTTTGTATACAGTTACAGTACTGAGAGTTAAACACCTGTACCACGTTTCATTAAAGTTGATGCTGCATGTCTaaacatatcacactaattaggaaaattcatcaaatacatATTTTAGCTTTTAATTGATATCGTTCTTCTAAATGTCTTTTCACAGTATTACAGTAGTAAGAGTTCAACATCTGTATAAGGTTTCATTAAAATTGCTACAGTGTATCTGGACATAAAACACTAATTAggcaagttcattaaatattaatattggaaATTAATTTACACGGGACTGCAATATGTGTTTGTAGACTTTTACAGTACTGTTTGTTCAACCGTTTGTACAACGGTCCATtgaatttgctgcagtatttttaaacatatcacctaaattatgaaaatccattaaatatgcaaatcagcaattaaTTGACCTGATACCGgttaatgtatttgtatgttaCAACAAAACTGTCAGAACAACATCTGCGCCACTTTTCATTAAAGTTGATGctgtatttctagacatatcacactaattaggaaaattcatcaaataatatatattagcatttaatttacatatttctgctAAATTTCTTTGCACACTATTACAGTACTGAGAGCTCAACATCTTTACCATGTTTTCGgtaaatttgctgcagtatttctagacaaaGCACACTGATTAGAAAAGgccatgaaatatgcaaattaggaattccTTGCCACGATACTGCAAAAATGTCTTTGTACCTGAGagttcaacatctgtaccgTGTTTGATTatatttgctgcagtatttctggacaaagCACACTGATTAGAAAAGGCcatgaaatacgcaaattaggaATTCCTTGCCACGATACTGCAAAAATGTCTTTGTACCTTAGAGTTCAACATCTGTACTATGTTTGATTAAATCATTAGGGGACGTTTCCATctaaaaaacaatgcatattcaaTGCATATTCACCCCTTGAAATAGGGATTTCAAGGGGTATGGAgctcctaattaaagttatttgccatctcgtaagctgtttgcaatatgtgattagagatagcgattaagtgggtgtacagggaagacatctctgccttacacacttcacagataatcgttcgccttgaacttctttgaacattgtaccctaattttcacagaataggacttataaatatactacaagccatatgttagttcaaattaataaaagtagggacaaattccgatgtcctgaaatgataatactgttgtcaaagtttacacgagactgagtttgtgccgcttcactgtacaataacttggcataaagtagtaccggccaagctattggtatctgaagttgttgactaagtgttatgtaatgtctgattatatctgatataactactttagattgcatattatcagtgcagaaagagcccAGAAAGTGCACTGTTTTTTTAGATGCAAGCGTCCCGTCATGTTTGATgctgtatttcttgacatagtacactaattaggaaaagtcatcaaatgagcaaattagcttttaattgacatgatacctATTACAGCGCTGGTATATCATTATacatgtaccaagtttcatcagatttgagtCGGTAAATCTTGAAATATCACGAATGAATCTTGTCTTTATACATTCACGTCGGGACAAATTTCGGATTCGTATTCAGAGAATGCAAGCCTGAATACCAGATACCAAGGCTAATTTTCGTTTCAGATTCGGAGGATGTAGCTCTGAATCAAAAAAAGTGAACCTTTGGTGGCctaatttgattgttttgtgaAAGCAAGTGGCGTGTATTGGGAGGCCATATGATACTACACTTAGGGCCAGTTGCTCAAAAATCTCTTTACAAACGTCTGAGAAATCGCTTGTGACGGGTGCACGGACGGATAACAATAtgctgttacgtgcagagaaaacgaacaaaagggtgaactcagcagtttccgtttaaacaaaatttattacgaaaataaaactaattgctaagttagggatagaatacaagctttaaagtgtacagactacttatctcagctgggacggcaaagctccagtctcagagttgtaacagtcagtcggatgaatgaacagtccttcggcttgcaggcttgtagttgcacaaagtccaaagtataaatccagcgttggcagtgaaggtcttggaaagtcttgagaatgactactgctggagtttagtaacacacaagagacacgatcccaaaagtctgactgtaagcctgctgtcccagtatttattctcatgtgcttacataagcatataagaacaatctagaacttttattgacatgctaattactgttctaaaattatctctcttacacaactaatcaactttccagaacattccaaacatgactaattgaattcaggtcatgatgagtgtggggggaaatgacctacataacaatgcaaaaagaaatattgtcctcaggcgTAAGGGCCTTATGTAATAGAACGTAGGGGCGGGCTTTGTTTTCATTGCATAATATACAAGCACTAGTACCATACTGAAGATGGGGCTTATAACTATCACTGACGCCaggaagggggacatgatattcacagtgtcagtagagaacactttgataacaagatgcgaaaatgaaatattgttctcaggcttaagggacttatgttatagGACGAAGGTATGGTATGGTTGTGGtacctgtatattatacattataaacaaagccccccccccagtcctataacataagtcccttaagccagaggacaatatatcatttttcatcTTGTTATCGAATCTTCTCtactgaaaatgagaatatcatgtccctcttcatggcatcagtgaaagttataTGCCCTGCCTTCAGTATGGCGCCAGAGCCTGTACAtcacattatacacaaagccttCCCCTCTGTCtaataacataagtcccttaggcctgcaatatttctttttcgAATATTTCTTCAAAGTGTTTTCTTCTATAATTGTGAATATCATATTCCCCTTCACAGCATCATTGATAGTTATAGAGGCCCCGTAAATATGGTGGTAGTGCTTGTatatatttcactgtaaatAAAGTGCCCCCGCCTCGTCAAAACATAAGCCCCTTAAGCGTgaggataatatttcattttttcatatttttatcaaagtcaggacaatattttatttttgcatagtgTTATCCACGTTTTATCTACTTAGAATGTGAATACCACAACCCCTTCGTATTCCCCCTTCCCCTCCCCCTTTGTTTTAGTGTCACTCTCTTATAGTCctattgtatacatgtatattgcccGAACAATCCTCCCTAGTGCTTGACAGGCGCCGGGGTAGATCTTCACGACTgaataaaatgacaataatCAGATGTCCCATTGATAAAGCTACATGAACTGAAATGCAAAGGATGTCGGAATCTATGATTTAGCGGgtgaacttttaatatttttagcgATTATGCGACAGTCACGATATTATCGTGATGAAATGACTGTACAAATGCTattcattttacaaaatgtttgaaaacctgtgtgtctctgtgtacatgtctgAAGCGCATATCTTCTAATATCAAAACGAAGACAGAGTTTTTTGTCTTCTGGCTTTAGTAAGTAGTGTAAAGGTGCTACTACCAGTCGATTAGCTTTATATCGAGGCCAGGTACGTAGCAAACAAAGACATGGCATTATCAGTAACATTTCTCGGTCGGTCTTTACCCGTGTACCCGTAGGTACAGAGGCCAACGTTCGGTCCGATCCTCTTCGAAAAAACATCGAAACTACGCCTTCATGGACATGGCCCTAGTGGAATAGACGCGTCATTCGTCCACTTAGGCCCTATCGGACGTCAATGCACTTGCACTTCTAtaaattaattatatatatatatatatatatatatatatatatatatatatatatatatatatatatatatatatatataaatatctatatatatacatatatatatatgaaagatGTCTCATTTATTGAAcatcatatatgtatatatatatatatatgtatatatatatatatatatatatatacatatatatatatatatatatatatatgtgtgtgtgtgtgtgtggggtgtgtgtgtgtgtgtgttcgacTGAATCATCTGCGCATGTAAATTTTATCTATTGATGAAAGTCACATATTAGATAAACGTCTTTCTCGCACTAGATCCTTAGGTATGCAACTTGCCATACCATTTACACTCGACCCAAACATTCATGATTAGACTTCTGTTGTTTTTTGTGCCCCGTGTTTGCTCCTCACAATCCCTGTACTAAGTCCAAATGCATGGAGGTTTCTAAACCCTTAAACTGTTACTCCCGCCATATCTTGATTATGTTGCTGACAGAGGTCAATTAGACATTGCATTTCGACGAAGCTAAACCAAAACCTTTGGACAAAAGTTCTCATTTTTATCAAATGAGGTGcaatattaattatattatagctttgtcaaagCAGAAACTTTTGTGACATCACCGGAGTATTAATTAACTTATTCGATTATCAAACATGGTGGACCtacagatgttttctacatgtacttgccaaaaactataaaataataacaaaatgtaTCTATTCCCGggccataatggactcaagcaatcTTAATATGCAATACTACATAATGTTCTCGTATATTACAACCGTAACCGTTTTCAGAATTAGAGAGCGAAGCTACTGCTgagaactgcaataaaactgtttACACTAATTAGTTACTGTAGCTTGTAGTTGCTTGCGTCCATTATAGGCAGTGAGGGGTACATTATAATATTGCTTAAAAAATTATGCTTCCATTATGAACTGTTCCCGTACAGGTCACGTTGGAGGATCAAATGGCAGAGACATGAGATGGCGTCGTTATAGATTTCGGAAGATGAAGATTCCCCTTACTGTGACTATATCTTTCACGTGTTTGTGCCTCATCTTCTGTGGATACGCAGCCATGGTGACAAACTCCACGGGGATGCCGTTACGGAGTGTGCCCATCAATAGTTGGAGGAACATCATCGGCCTGGCGAAGGGTGAAGCCGAGTGGATGACCGGAAAACTTAAACCTCACCGTCAGACTATAGTACCGAACATCGCCCACTTCATTTGGTTCACTTGTCACGAATTCAGATTCGACCATCTCATCCCAATTCTCAGCGCTTTCTACGTCATGAAAGCCGATAGAATTATGTTTCATACCGACTGCGAGCCAGACAGTCGTTGGTGGAAAGAAGCCAAGAACATTCCCGTACTGGAAGTTATACCGCGGCTACGGAAGACGAAAATTCACAACAGCTCATTAAACATAGATCTACCGGAGCACGCAGCAGACGTCGTACGACTGGAAATACTGTTTGAATTCGGCGGTATCTATCTCGACACTGATGTCGTTGTTGTGAACTCGCTAGAACCTTTACGTCACTACGAATTCGTTATCGGGCAACCAGCCGCCCATATATTTAATAATGGCATGATTGTCGCTGCCAAGAATtccacttttttgaaaatgttctacGACAGTTATAGATTGTATGAAGGTGACTGTTTCACCTGTAATTCGGGGCAACGACCTTTTCAACTTGCCCGACAGAACCCAGAGCTGGTACACGTTGAACAGTCGAGTGTGGTCGAGTGGAACCATGTCAATCTTTTCTTTGGCAAGTACAAATGGTGGGAGAACAGATATACCATCCACGTGTGGATTAGAGCTTACTTTGAAACATGGTCTGACAAAAAATTCACGGCGGAAAATATATTAGACTTAGAAACTTCATATGGAGAAATAGCAAGGTACATATATTATGGAACAAAGGATTTGTCTCCAGCACATAGAGCTGTGTCTAGAATCGAGGCGGACATTCGAAGGTATGGATTGAGAAGACCTGATCGAAGTCATTGAAATCACAGTTCCACCCACACAAGGAGGCACTGTCTTGAAATGAACTGTGAGGGCGCTAAAATCGACTGAAATGACAACGACGTCACGCATGCAAGTGTATATATTAACAATTGAACCTCCAACTCAGGGTGGCGTTGTCATTTTAATACCACTGGCAATGGTCAATGTCTGCCCTTTCAATCGCACGCGGATGTTATGAGATTGATAAAAACTAATATTTTGTCGGAGAAGCTTGCATTTCCATGACCCGCTGAATTGTAAGTTCCGAAAATCTAACGTTCGTTCCTAGCCGGTAGGCTACACTTTTATTCTAAGCTTGGGAATACGTATGGCGTGTAGTCACCGACAAAACTACTAAGTAAGCTCACAGTTTCTTAAGTTAGGTGCGTTAGTTGTTGACTTTGTTAATCCAgcgataatctggtgacagcgtcaacaaattagtaatttacccttgctcaCTTTGgtgcattaggcaatcaaacacATCAGATGatgacgcaacacagtgacaaaacttcgcgtaagattgtcaaaggacaaatacacgaccaaaaaaaatcgttacaaaaccagtgctaacataagaccaatacaccaaaggttggcagtataaatctttattgacAAAACATATCATATTCAAACGTACTAAACTAAAATAAGCAGTACCAAAACCAAaactgtgctgagaccaagacacccatACCCCTACCCCATCCCTGGAGACGGACTTTTCAACTGCCCCCTATGGTTAGGTCCACGCTTTCCAAAGTTAGGTTGCGAGGATTCGAAGTTAAGTGGCTAAGATTCGAAGATAGTTTACTTTGACGGGATCCGAACTTATGCTGTCCTGAATCCAAAGTTAGGACGCATGTATTTGACGATAGGTTGACAGGATTCTAAACTTTGATGGGCCACAGAGCTATTAGCTCCATGGGTGCACGGAGTCTCAGGCTAGTTGCCAAGGCTGATTTCGAAGTTTCTTGTTCGTGCTTGAGATCAAAACTCAAGGGGGACTGCCTTCTCACGCTTTAACAGAATGTTTGGCCTTATATTGCTGCTCACAATCATGATAGCAATCACAGGGCCGAACGTTTCTGCTGTCATGAATAACTTTTAAAGCATGAATGCATCTTGTGAGCTGTGGAAATCATTATCATGACCATGGCGGTAGATGCAATGAGACTGCTGTCAGCGATGGCAGACGAAAATTTTGCAAGATATATAACCTGCAGGACGATAATTGTAAATCATGTAAAGGGAACCTGCAGTAAATACGGGGGATGGGCTGGGGGGAATTCCGCGTGCACCTGTACTGTAAactgtgaccctcccctaaacTCTTTTCTttaatgtgaccctcccccttgtccgataTTCTAACACTTGACCCTCACGAAATCACTACAGTCTTCTCCCAAGAAATAAATGAACCAGTACCAGCTAATTGGTTTAATTGGtttaatctgtgtatttatgtacgcttgattgttgatattaatgtatttaATTAGACTAGGATGGTCACAAGTGAATGTTTGTGCAAGagattggattttggaatttgacgttgattcactatacatggtggTGAATATGAACAATATGAATATCTTATTTCGATACAAAACAaggtaaatctttgtatttattcACCCTTGATtactgatattaatgtacttgattagattagagtgattacaagtggatgtgtgtccaagaaattggattttggaactTCACTGAAATCTTGATTCATTAAACATGCTAGTTAATGGGAGAACTAAAAcacaaaactaacaatatctgtgcatttacagacgtttgataattgatatactcTTTGCCACCTGTCCCATACgcttttgtctcttgtctttcatcagttataaattttcaaggtgtttaatgtaggataccactgcatcttctttgcttgttaagcttgtcgataatgtgtGTGTATTTCAAAGAATCAATGGTATTTCGTCGGTGATTTCCTATTGAGGAAAtgtcacatggacaatcaaaggtttggccataaaatcagcttctgttagaagtgaccctcccccaagatacGTTTATAAAAAAGTGATCCTCCCTCTTGCACAGTtctctaaaaagtgaccctccccgaaattcccccggcccacccctacctgtaattactgaaggctccttAAGTCTAATCGTCACGGCTTAGGCTGCTGACACGACGGAACGCGGAAACCATTGCCGGCGCGTCTAACCCGGGATCTCAGCATACCTCAGCCACAGTTTTTGGCAAACCTTTTAATACCGAATGCACCAACTTAAGTAAAACAGGACGCTCGAAAGCAAAATGTTGTAAGCGGTAAAAGAAAACGCCAGCCTTGATAAAAATCTCTTTGCAGTTGCTTAATGCCTGACCTTTTTCCAAACGCTCCATCTGCAAATCACAGTCGGAAGTCGGATAGGCGATGCTAGAGCAAGCGTGAT is a window from the Ptychodera flava strain L36383 chromosome 11, AS_Pfla_20210202, whole genome shotgun sequence genome containing:
- the LOC139143401 gene encoding uncharacterized protein, coding for MKSPLHWEQSYLHKLSIAHVTGDRIADTQGHVGGSNGRDMRWRRYRFRKMKIPLTVTISFTCLCLIFCGYAAMVTNSTGMPLRSVPINSWRNIIGLAKGEAEWMTGKLKPHRQTIVPNIAHFIWFTCHEFRFDHLIPILSAFYVMKADRIMFHTDCEPDSRWWKEAKNIPVLEVIPRLRKTKIHNSSLNIDLPEHAADVVRLEILFEFGGIYLDTDVVVVNSLEPLRHYEFVIGQPAAHIFNNGMIVAAKNSTFLKMFYDSYRLYEGDCFTCNSGQRPFQLARQNPELVHVEQSSVVEWNHVNLFFGKYKWWENRYTIHVWIRAYFETWSDKKFTAENILDLETSYGEIARYIYYGTKDLSPAHRAVSRIEADIRRYGLRRPDRSH